The following are encoded together in the Scomber scombrus chromosome 7, fScoSco1.1, whole genome shotgun sequence genome:
- the dcaf13 gene encoding DDB1- and CUL4-associated factor 13, which yields MKVKVLSRNPDDYVRETKLDIQRVPRNYDPTLHPFEVGREYTRALNATKLERVFAKPFLASLDGHRDGVNCMAKHSKSLSTLLSGSCDGEVKVWNLSTHECVHTLQAHEGFVRGMVVRYCGTSFFTVGDDKTIKQWKMAAPAYGEEEEPLNTILGKTVFTGLDHHQKDGVFATCGQQVDIWDEQRTSPIRSFSWGVDSFSSVSFNPVETELLASCASDRSIVLYDMRESAPLKKVIMTMRSNTLCWNPMEAYYFTSANEDYNLYTYDMRYLNRPVIVHMDHVSAVLDVDYSPTGKEFVSASFDKTIRIFPKDGGHSREVYHTKRMQHVICVKWSADNKYILSGSDEMNIRLWKANAAEKLGVLTPREKVATNYSQKLKEKFQHHPQVRRIARHRHLPKNIFHQTKELRVMKEARRRKERNVRKHSRPGSVPVVSEKEKHVVTVVK from the exons ATGAAAGTCAAAGTCCTCTCGAGGAACCCGGACGACTATGTCCGGGAGACCAAACTAGATATACAGCGCG TCCCTAGAAACTATGACCCAACCCTTCACCCGTTTGAGGTGGGTAGAGAATACACCCGGGCTCTGAATGCCACTAAGCTGGAGAGGGTGTTCGCCAAGCCTTTCCTGGCCTCCCTGGACGGGCACAGAGATGGAGTCAACTGCATGGCCAAACACAGCAAGAGCCTCTCCACTCTGCTGTCTGGCTCCTGCGATGGAGAG GTGAAAGTGTGGAATCTGAGCACGCACGAGTGTGTCCACACCCTCCAAGCACATGAAGGTTTTGTCCGGGGAATGGTCGTCCGCTACTGTGGAACATCCTTCTTCACG GTTGGTGATGACAAAACTATCAAGCAATGGAAAATGGCGGCACCAGCTtatggagaggaagaggagccaCTTAATACAATTCTGGGCAAG ACAGTCTTCACGGGGCTCGACCATCACCAGAAGGACGGTGTGTTTGCAACATGCGGCCAGCAGGTGGACATCTGGGACGAGCAGAGGACCAGCCCCATCCGCTCTTTCAGCTGGGGTGTAGACAGCTTCAGCTCTGTCAGCTTCAACCCCGTTGAG ACTGAACTTCTGGCAAGCTGTGCCTCTGACAGAAGTATAGTGCTGTATGATATGAGAGAATCAGCACCTCTTAAAAAG GTTATCATGACAATGAGGAGCAACACATTATGCTGGAACCCAATGGAAGCCTATTACTTCACATCTGCAAATGAAGACTATAA CCTCTACACATACGACATGAGGTACCTGAACCGGCCAGTCATAGTGCACATGGACCATGTGTCTGCAGTGCTGGATGTGGACTATTCTCCCACTGGCAAGGAGTTTGTATCGGCCAGTTTTGACAAGACCATTCGCATCTTCCCCAAGGACGGTGGCCACAGCAG GGAAGTGTACCACACCAAACGCATGCAGCACGTCATCTGCGTAAAGTGGTCTGCAGATAACAAGTACATCCTGAGCGGTTCTGATGAAATGAATATCCGATTGTGGAAAGCCAACGCAGCCGAGAAACTGGGAGTG CTGACCCCAAGAGAGAAGGTGGCCACCAACTACAGTCAGAAGCTGAAGGAGAAGTTCCAGCACCACCCCCAGGTCCGACGCATCGCTCGCCACCGACATCTACCCAAGAACATCTTCCACCAGACCAAGGAGCTGAGGGTTATGAAGGAGGCTCGCCGTAGAAA GGAGAGAAACGTCCGCAAGCACAGCAGACCGGGAAGCGTGCCGGTGGTGTCCGAGAAGGAGAAGCATGTCGTGACTGTGGTCAAATAA